A genome region from Bordetella genomosp. 10 includes the following:
- the copD gene encoding copper homeostasis membrane protein CopD, giving the protein MSLFAVFAASRFIAYASGLLLFGASAMLAMVGSPSLAQSARARLRTLMLAAAVLGVVSVLLLLPLQTASIAGDPHAMLDPSMLGTVAWQTRYGQAWLLRVLGVLVLLAVVRSAPQGEGAPVSRDAWQALVAALALAPLCLSGHAAMQEGGAGMVHALADFIHCLAAGFWLGALPVFLHCLRAWEQPDARAPAGRALMRFSTAGHVAVALLLASGAVNAWMIVAPAGLDIGAAYQRLLLLKILLALAMTLLAIVNRYRWIRRLRAAREQALARIRRNSVAELALGALALAVVGCLGLMAPGPMS; this is encoded by the coding sequence ATGTCCTTGTTCGCCGTTTTCGCCGCCAGCCGTTTCATCGCCTATGCCAGCGGCTTGCTGCTGTTCGGCGCCAGCGCCATGCTGGCGATGGTCGGAAGCCCATCCCTGGCGCAATCCGCGCGGGCGCGCCTGCGCACGCTCATGCTCGCCGCCGCCGTCCTTGGCGTGGTGTCCGTCCTGCTGTTGCTGCCTTTGCAGACGGCCTCCATTGCCGGCGATCCCCATGCGATGCTGGATCCGTCCATGCTGGGCACGGTCGCCTGGCAGACGCGCTATGGACAGGCGTGGCTGTTGCGCGTGCTGGGCGTGCTGGTATTGCTCGCCGTGGTGCGGTCGGCGCCCCAAGGCGAGGGCGCGCCGGTCTCGCGGGACGCCTGGCAGGCCCTGGTCGCCGCCCTGGCCCTGGCGCCGCTGTGCCTCAGCGGCCACGCCGCCATGCAGGAGGGCGGCGCGGGCATGGTGCATGCCTTGGCGGACTTCATCCACTGCCTGGCCGCCGGCTTCTGGCTCGGCGCGCTGCCCGTGTTCCTGCATTGCCTGCGCGCCTGGGAGCAGCCCGATGCGCGCGCGCCGGCGGGCCGCGCCCTGATGCGCTTCTCCACGGCCGGCCACGTGGCCGTCGCCCTGTTGCTGGCGAGCGGGGCGGTCAATGCCTGGATGATCGTGGCGCCGGCGGGACTGGACATCGGCGCCGCCTATCAACGCCTGCTGCTGTTGAAGATACTGCTGGCGCTGGCGATGACCTTGCTGGCCATCGTCAATCGCTATCGCTGGATACGCCGCCTGCGGGCGGCGCGCGAACAGGCCCTGGCCCGCATCCGCCGCAATTCCGTCGCGGAGCTGGCGCTGGGCGCCTTGGCCCTGGCGGTCGTGGGATGCCTGGGGCTGATGGCGCCTGGGCCCATGTCCTGA
- a CDS encoding LysR family transcriptional regulator, translated as MISRRELTLLRAMYLHGTVTAAAAASGMTQPAASALLRDMEVRLGFALFSREHRRLRLTSQGRALIPEALNALAGLEAVDRMAGDIRQGAQARLAVGAVAIAASSLLPAALAGMRRAHPAVAVTVRAGTALDIIEMAVDHRIDLGILIGSPETDQRVASQPLGPLGLYAVLRRDHPWARRKTLALEEVAEAGPIVLATALPAGRATRQALDARGLPYRPIIEVVQSSAACALAAEGLGVAIVESLGAHYARRQGLAARHLLDVEEPALALVWPRDRAMSAAAQSLRDGLLAQARLRLRA; from the coding sequence ATGATCAGCCGCCGTGAGCTCACCTTGCTGCGCGCGATGTACCTGCATGGCACGGTGACGGCGGCCGCGGCCGCCTCGGGCATGACGCAGCCCGCCGCCAGCGCCTTGCTGCGCGACATGGAAGTGCGCCTGGGTTTCGCCCTGTTCAGCCGCGAACACCGGCGCCTGCGCCTCACCAGCCAGGGCCGCGCCTTGATTCCCGAGGCGCTCAATGCCCTGGCGGGCCTGGAGGCGGTGGACCGGATGGCCGGCGACATTCGGCAGGGGGCGCAGGCGCGGCTGGCCGTGGGCGCCGTGGCCATCGCGGCGTCCAGCCTGCTGCCGGCGGCGTTGGCCGGAATGCGGCGCGCGCATCCCGCCGTGGCGGTCACCGTGCGCGCCGGCACGGCGCTGGACATCATCGAAATGGCGGTCGACCATCGCATCGACCTGGGCATCCTCATCGGCTCGCCCGAGACCGACCAGCGCGTCGCCAGCCAGCCCTTGGGACCCTTGGGCTTGTATGCGGTCTTGCGGCGCGATCATCCGTGGGCGCGGCGCAAGACGCTTGCGCTGGAGGAGGTAGCGGAGGCGGGACCTATCGTGCTCGCCACGGCCTTGCCGGCGGGCCGGGCGACCCGGCAGGCGCTGGACGCGCGCGGATTGCCTTACCGGCCCATCATCGAAGTCGTGCAATCGTCGGCGGCCTGCGCGCTGGCCGCGGAAGGGCTGGGCGTCGCCATCGTCGAGAGCCTGGGCGCGCACTATGCGCGGCGCCAGGGGTTGGCGGCGCGCCACCTGCTGGACGTGGAGGAGCCGGCGCTGGCCCTGGTGTGGCCGCGCGACCGCGCGATGAGCGCGGCGGCGCAGAGCCTGCGGGACGGCTTGCTTGCGCAGGCGCGGCTGCGCCTGCGCGCTTGA
- a CDS encoding Bug family tripartite tricarboxylate transporter substrate binding protein, with amino-acid sequence MNPQRRQFFSRAAGLGMAAALPWAAPARAAAYPDKPVRFYVPYPPGAATDTLGRMAAQVYGQQFGQTFVIENRGGGGTTIGTRAVATAAPDGYSIGMVDSAFTINPGLLGSKLPYDTLKDFAPISLMATAPFVMVVNPSVPAHDLASFLALAKAQPGSLSFGSAGVGSAPHLAGEQLKQEAGVRVLHVPYRGGGTVFTDLLGGQVQFAFATVPTLLEYIKAGRLRALAVTTPERLRQLPDVPTFREAGLPGVDTTPLFGLVAPAGTPDGIVDRLSSTLGQSVRQGELHEKLTGLGFDPVGSTPAEFEQRIRTEVAKWTAVIRKGGIKPE; translated from the coding sequence ATGAATCCGCAACGCCGTCAATTCTTCTCGCGCGCCGCCGGCCTCGGCATGGCCGCCGCGCTGCCCTGGGCCGCCCCCGCCCGCGCCGCCGCCTATCCCGACAAACCGGTGCGGTTCTACGTGCCCTATCCACCCGGCGCCGCCACCGACACGCTGGGCCGCATGGCCGCGCAGGTGTACGGCCAGCAATTCGGCCAGACCTTCGTGATCGAGAATCGCGGCGGCGGCGGCACGACCATCGGCACGCGCGCGGTCGCGACGGCGGCGCCGGACGGTTATTCGATCGGCATGGTCGACTCGGCCTTCACCATCAATCCCGGCCTGCTGGGATCGAAGCTGCCCTATGACACGCTGAAGGACTTCGCGCCCATCTCGCTGATGGCGACCGCGCCCTTCGTCATGGTGGTCAACCCTTCCGTGCCGGCCCACGACCTGGCGTCCTTCCTGGCGCTGGCCAAGGCGCAACCCGGTTCATTGTCCTTCGGATCGGCCGGGGTCGGCAGCGCGCCTCACCTGGCGGGCGAACAGCTCAAGCAGGAAGCCGGCGTGCGGGTGCTGCACGTGCCCTATCGCGGCGGCGGCACGGTCTTCACGGACCTGCTGGGCGGCCAGGTGCAATTCGCCTTCGCCACCGTTCCCACCCTGCTCGAATACATCAAGGCCGGCCGCCTGCGCGCGCTGGCGGTGACCACGCCCGAACGGCTGCGGCAGTTGCCCGACGTGCCGACCTTCCGCGAAGCCGGTCTTCCCGGCGTGGACACGACGCCCTTGTTCGGCCTGGTGGCGCCCGCGGGGACGCCGGACGGCATCGTCGACCGACTGTCCTCCACGCTGGGGCAATCGGTGCGGCAAGGGGAATTGCATGAGAAGCTGACCGGCCTGGGCTTCGATCCGGTCGGCAGCACTCCGGCCGAATTCGAACAGCGGATACGGACGGAAGTGGCCAAATGGACGGCGGTGATCCGGAAGGGAGGCATCAAGCCCGAGTAG
- a CDS encoding c-type cytochrome has protein sequence MRACRKSVPRRPRRVVALPLLAAFFAAATVHAAGGPPHGPYGLGTLATPRQISGWNIDVAPDGKNLPPGSGTLDQGQRVYAAQCAACHGAKGEGGIGDRLAGGFGTLKDRKPIRTVGSYWPYATTLFDYIRRAMPLTAPQSLSDEDVYAVTAYVLALNGLWPENQPANARTLLKIRMPNVNGFVPDPRPDVP, from the coding sequence ATGCGCGCCTGTAGGAAATCCGTGCCCCGGCGCCCGAGGCGTGTCGTCGCCTTGCCCTTGCTGGCGGCGTTTTTCGCGGCCGCGACAGTGCACGCGGCGGGCGGGCCTCCCCATGGTCCCTACGGCTTGGGCACACTCGCCACGCCGCGCCAGATATCGGGCTGGAACATAGACGTCGCGCCCGACGGCAAGAACCTGCCGCCCGGCAGCGGCACGCTGGACCAGGGCCAGCGCGTGTATGCCGCGCAATGCGCGGCCTGCCATGGCGCCAAGGGCGAGGGCGGCATCGGCGATCGCCTGGCCGGCGGCTTCGGCACGCTCAAGGACAGGAAACCGATACGCACCGTCGGCAGCTATTGGCCCTATGCCACGACGCTCTTCGACTACATCCGCCGGGCCATGCCGCTGACCGCCCCGCAAAGCCTGAGCGACGAGGACGTGTACGCGGTCACTGCCTACGTGCTCGCGCTCAACGGCCTGTGGCCGGAGAACCAGCCGGCCAATGCGCGGACGTTGTTGAAGATCCGCATGCCGAACGTCAACGGCTTCGTGCCGGACCCCAGGCCGGACGTGCCTTGA
- the copC gene encoding copper homeostasis periplasmic binding protein CopC, producing the protein MSHRTALAVALLAALPQMAWAHAHLKQSSPAKDAVVQTSPAQVTASFTEGLEPAFSSLTLVDAAGKPVDGAKAAPAPGDDKTLVLPVATPLPAGAYTVKWQALSKDGHKTQGDWSFTVKP; encoded by the coding sequence ATGTCCCATAGAACCGCCCTGGCCGTCGCCCTGCTTGCCGCGCTGCCGCAGATGGCGTGGGCGCACGCGCATTTGAAGCAGTCGAGTCCCGCCAAGGATGCGGTGGTGCAGACGTCGCCGGCGCAAGTCACGGCCAGCTTCACGGAAGGCCTGGAGCCCGCGTTCTCGTCGTTGACGCTGGTCGATGCGGCGGGCAAGCCGGTGGACGGCGCCAAGGCCGCCCCCGCGCCGGGCGACGACAAGACCCTGGTCCTGCCCGTCGCCACGCCTTTGCCGGCGGGGGCCTACACCGTCAAGTGGCAAGCCCTTTCCAAGGACGGCCACAAGACGCAAGGCGATTGGTCTTTCACGGTGAAGCCGTAA
- a CDS encoding mandelate racemase/muconate lactonizing enzyme family protein, which yields MPANAIVSVECIPMRLPFHHWSPPPLFAGRPRDKLDSALVRVRTEDGAVAWGESYCVEPRALTAIFETLIEPLARGKDGDDATLLPTMQRALHNLGRSGPVVHALAGLDIALWDLRAKRAGVPLHELLGGKRRDRVRVYASLLQYYGDAGKLDAVTTRALNEGYTEIKLHERTADALAAARRAAGPGVPIMVDTNCAWLPDEAPAAIAAMAPHDPFWIEEPLWTPEDDRALARLKETCGIALAVGENAANALALERMAEDAVVQYVQPSVIKLGLSAAWRIAQRCGDGPVACAPQVAFFGPGYLASLHLIAAQQKEVALERLYVELAHVPYGLSVPIEKGWVRVPDGPGLGADPEAALAAGQYSH from the coding sequence ATGCCCGCCAACGCCATCGTCTCCGTTGAGTGCATTCCCATGCGCCTGCCTTTCCATCACTGGAGCCCGCCGCCCCTGTTCGCCGGCCGGCCGCGCGACAAGCTGGACAGCGCCCTGGTGCGTGTGCGTACCGAGGACGGCGCCGTGGCCTGGGGCGAATCCTATTGCGTGGAACCACGCGCATTGACGGCGATATTCGAAACGCTGATCGAACCGCTGGCGCGCGGCAAGGACGGCGACGACGCCACCCTGCTCCCGACCATGCAGCGTGCGCTGCACAATCTGGGACGGTCCGGACCGGTGGTCCATGCGCTGGCCGGACTCGATATCGCTTTATGGGACCTGCGCGCCAAGCGCGCCGGCGTCCCGCTTCATGAATTGCTGGGCGGCAAGCGGCGCGACCGCGTGCGCGTCTATGCCTCGCTGCTGCAGTATTACGGCGATGCCGGCAAGCTCGATGCGGTGACCACCCGCGCGCTGAACGAGGGCTATACGGAGATCAAGCTGCACGAGCGCACCGCCGACGCCCTGGCCGCCGCGCGGCGCGCCGCCGGTCCCGGCGTTCCCATCATGGTGGACACCAACTGCGCCTGGCTGCCGGACGAAGCGCCCGCCGCCATCGCCGCCATGGCGCCCCACGATCCGTTCTGGATCGAGGAACCGCTCTGGACGCCCGAGGACGACCGCGCGCTGGCGCGCTTGAAGGAGACCTGCGGCATCGCGCTGGCCGTGGGCGAAAATGCCGCCAATGCCCTGGCCCTGGAACGCATGGCCGAGGATGCCGTCGTGCAGTACGTGCAGCCCAGCGTCATCAAGCTGGGACTGAGCGCCGCCTGGCGCATCGCCCAACGCTGCGGCGACGGGCCGGTCGCCTGCGCGCCGCAGGTGGCTTTTTTCGGCCCGGGCTACCTCGCCAGCCTGCATCTGATCGCGGCGCAGCAAAAGGAAGTGGCGCTGGAGCGCCTTTATGTCGAATTGGCCCACGTGCCTTACGGGCTGAGCGTACCCATAGAAAAAGGCTGGGTGCGGGTGCCGGACGGACCGGGCCTGGGCGCCGACCCGGAGGCCGCGTTGGCGGCCGGCCAATACAGCCACTAG